A window from Bacteroidota bacterium encodes these proteins:
- a CDS encoding sigma 54-interacting transcriptional regulator: GKELVARSLHEASGRHQSRMVTVNCAAIPPALFESELFGHKRGAFTGASEDHKGLFEIADGGTLFLDEIGEMSLELQVKLLRVLERSEFRPLGSNKTVRVDVRVVAATNKTLADEAAAGRFREDLYYRLNVIHVEVPPLRGRKEDIPALAEAFLKDMGRQASDLSPAALEVLLRHIWPGNIRELRHALERAGLLAGSGQIEPKHLGLE; encoded by the coding sequence CGGGCAAGGAGCTCGTGGCCCGGAGCCTCCACGAGGCCAGCGGACGCCACCAAAGTCGCATGGTGACGGTCAACTGCGCCGCGATCCCGCCCGCGCTCTTCGAGTCCGAGCTCTTCGGCCACAAGCGCGGGGCCTTCACGGGGGCCAGCGAAGACCACAAGGGCCTCTTCGAGATCGCAGACGGCGGCACCCTCTTCCTCGACGAGATCGGCGAAATGAGCCTCGAGCTCCAGGTCAAGCTCCTGCGCGTCCTCGAGCGGAGCGAGTTTCGTCCCCTGGGGTCGAACAAGACCGTCCGCGTCGACGTGCGCGTGGTCGCGGCCACCAACAAGACCTTGGCGGACGAGGCAGCGGCCGGCCGTTTCCGCGAGGACCTCTACTACCGCCTGAACGTGATCCACGTCGAGGTCCCGCCCCTCCGCGGTCGCAAGGAGGACATTCCGGCCCTCGCCGAAGCCTTTCTCAAGGACATGGGTCGCCAGGCGAGCGACCTCAGCCCCGCTGCCCTCGAGGTTCTCCTGCGCCACATTTGGCCGGGCAACATTCGCGAGCTCCGCCATGCCCTCGAGCGCGCCGGCCTCCTGGCGGGCAGCGGGCAGATCGAGCCCAAGCACCTCGGCCTCGAAG